ACCATGCGCGAGCTGAAGATTCGCGTGCCCCGCTCCGAGCTCGCTGACGTGCAGACGATCGACGCGCTGGCAGCGAAGTTCCTGGAGCACGTCGAGTAGTACGCCGTGAGCTACCGTTGCTGCCGTGTTCGTCTGCGACGTTGAGGGCATTCCGGGGTGCGCCTTGCTCCTCTCAACGTTTCAGCCATCGCCATCAACATCTGCTCACGACGTCGTAAGTTGAAAGTCGCGCTCGGAGGACCGAGGCGTTTTAGTGATGTGGCGCCCATGAAAGGGCGTAAAGTCGCGCGCCCTTTGAGGGTGCGGCGGGAGCTCGTATGAAGCCTGAAGACGTGTTGAAGTTTAGCCTGGCCGATTTTACCTACAACGACAGCGATGGGGTGCTGAATCCTCCCGAGGATTTCGATGCCTGGATTCAGGATCCGCGTGTCGCCATGGCCATGAGCTTCTTTGAGCAGCCGCTGCACAACTCCCCCAAACCTCGGACCGAGCTCAGCGGCGGGCATCTGGGTAAGCGCCGTCCGGTGATCAACCTGACCTCCTACAACTACCTGGGGCTCTCGACGCACCCGGAGGTGGTGCAGGCCGCTGCCCAGGCCTTGATGCACTACGGGGTGGGGGCGTCGGGGGCGGCGATGCTCTCGGGCACCTTCGATCAGCATGTGCTCCTGGCTCAGGAGCTCGCGGCGTTCAAAGGTCAGGACGCCTGCATGCTCTTCTCAAGCGGCTACGGCGGGAACCTGGGCGCGATCCAGGGACTGCTGCAGAAGGGCGACGTGCTGGTGGTGGATAGCAAATGCCACCGCAGCGTGGTCGATGGCGCGACGCTCTCCGGCGCGAAGATGGTGAGTTTTGCCCATAACGACGCCGCCTCGCTCGACGAGACCTTGACGCGCTATGCTGGCAAACGCCGCATGGTGGTGGTCGAGGGTGTCTACTCGATGGACGGCGACGTCGCCAACCTGCCGGCCTTGCTCGATGTATGCGATGCCCACGATGTGCCGCTCTATCTGGACGAGGCGCACTCCTCGCTGGTCTACGGTGAGACCGGACGCGGGTTGGGTGAGCATTTTGGCGTCGAAGATCGCATCGGCGTGCATTTTGGGACGCTGAGCAAAGCCTTTGGCGGGGTGGGCGGCTTTGTGTGCGGCGAAGCCTCGATCATGCGTTATCTCAAGTGTTACGCGGCGTCCTTCCAGTTCTCCTGCGCGCTGCCGCCGGCCATTGTCGCCGCGATGCGCAAGAGCCTGGAGGTGGCCACGCGCGACAACACGCTTCGCGAGCAGCTCTGGGCCAATGTGCGCCACTTCCGCTCCAACCTGATTGCGATGGGGCTTGATATTGGCGAGTCCACCTCGCAGGTGATTCCGATCATCGTGGGGTCGTCTGGCGAGCAGCTCATCGAGCTTGCGATGGCCGCTCAGGAGCGTGGGCTTTACTTGCAGCCGATCGATTTCCCGGCGGTCGAGGCCCATAGTCGCCGCTTCCGCATCTCGGTCTCGGCACAGCTAAGCGCAGAGGATATCGATGAGGCCTCCAACATCATCGAAGACGTGATCGCTCGCCCGCTGGGGCTTGTGGGCGCGGCGTAATCACGATCTACGGACAGGTGGCAGCAGTGCGTGAGACGGCGATCGACCTGAGTGACGCGGGGATTTCAAAGACCTTGAGGCGTCTGCGTCGCCGCCCGCTTGTGGAGCCTGAGCGTTGGCCTCTCGGAGTGGGGGGGGCGCTTGAGGGGAGGGCGCTGGTTGAGGATCTTTTGCCCCAACGAGGTCCGATGCTTCTGGTCGATGCGCTTGTGGGGGTTGATCGATCCGAACGCCTGGCACTCGGTCGGCGGACGATCACCGCGGATCATGTCGGGCTGGAGGGGCATTTCCCAAACGATCCGGTGCTTCCCGGGGTGCTGCTCATCGAGATGATGGGGCAGGTAGGGCTTTGTCTCTACACCCTGCTTTTGCGCGAGGAAGTCCCGGAGGAGGCCGCCGCCCTGCAGGTGCGTGCGACCAAGATATTGGGCGCGCATTTTGTTGGCGAGGTGAGGCCGGGGGATACCGTCGAGTTGCTCGTGCAGGCCACCAGCTTCGATACGATGCTCGGCGAGTGTGTGGCGCAGGCGTTGGTCGATGGCGAGGTGGTGGGGGTGATGGCCGGTGAAGTGACGGTTTTTTGATCCGTCAGGCCATGCGGCATGGTGTCTTTTGTAGAAAGACAGCCAACTCGGAGGTTGTTGGGGCGTATGGCGTGATGATGATGGAGGTGTTAGCGCTCGCGCAGTGATCTGGATTTGAGGAGGACGCCGATGCCCCTTGCGCCGCATAACCCGTCGAAGGTGTTGGGAAGCCATTGGAGGCGGGTGGAGCCCGAAGATCGCGGCAAGCACTGGGAAGTGGTGCGTTTTGACCGACGCACTGGCGAGGTGGTGCTGCGTGGCGTGCTTACCGGCGAGGAGGTGAAGATGCCGTGGCGCGAGCTTCGGGACCGGGAGCGCTGGACGCCGGGGTGGGTATGAGTCTCAGCGCTGCATAAAGGCGCGAAAGCGCCGCCCTTTGATCTGGCCGTCCTGAATCTGTTGAAGCGCGTCGCGAGCGATGTCGCGGCGCAGGGCGACAAAGGTGATGTGGTTCTGGATGTGGATGTCGCCGATGGCGTCGGCGTCAAAACCAAAGTCGCGGGTGAGCGCGCCGACGATGTCG
The window above is part of the Lujinxingia sediminis genome. Proteins encoded here:
- a CDS encoding aminotransferase class I/II-fold pyridoxal phosphate-dependent enzyme → MKPEDVLKFSLADFTYNDSDGVLNPPEDFDAWIQDPRVAMAMSFFEQPLHNSPKPRTELSGGHLGKRRPVINLTSYNYLGLSTHPEVVQAAAQALMHYGVGASGAAMLSGTFDQHVLLAQELAAFKGQDACMLFSSGYGGNLGAIQGLLQKGDVLVVDSKCHRSVVDGATLSGAKMVSFAHNDAASLDETLTRYAGKRRMVVVEGVYSMDGDVANLPALLDVCDAHDVPLYLDEAHSSLVYGETGRGLGEHFGVEDRIGVHFGTLSKAFGGVGGFVCGEASIMRYLKCYAASFQFSCALPPAIVAAMRKSLEVATRDNTLREQLWANVRHFRSNLIAMGLDIGESTSQVIPIIVGSSGEQLIELAMAAQERGLYLQPIDFPAVEAHSRRFRISVSAQLSAEDIDEASNIIEDVIARPLGLVGAA
- a CDS encoding 3-hydroxyacyl-ACP dehydratase FabZ family protein; the encoded protein is MAAVRETAIDLSDAGISKTLRRLRRRPLVEPERWPLGVGGALEGRALVEDLLPQRGPMLLVDALVGVDRSERLALGRRTITADHVGLEGHFPNDPVLPGVLLIEMMGQVGLCLYTLLLREEVPEEAAALQVRATKILGAHFVGEVRPGDTVELLVQATSFDTMLGECVAQALVDGEVVGVMAGEVTVF
- a CDS encoding TIGR02450 family Trp-rich protein, yielding MPLAPHNPSKVLGSHWRRVEPEDRGKHWEVVRFDRRTGEVVLRGVLTGEEVKMPWRELRDRERWTPGWV